A single Cryomorphaceae bacterium DNA region contains:
- a CDS encoding glycoside hydrolase: protein MRIWLLLVLFAHLAVGQNTSGEKHKKIHGVSWVASGSKPTADVMKSVEEASVNWLCLMPYGFSSNDDPNLRFNSERQWVGETSEGIRHCTSMAHDLGYSVAIKPHIWLFNGAYTGHWSFDTEEDWATLEASYTKYIITFAEIAEDEGAELFILGTELEKFVEQRPDYWFDLIDSVRAVYSGMVTYAANWDEYDHVPFWKELDYIGIDAYFPLTDNPKATAEKIRKIWLKQYAVIDGFANEVERPVLFTEYGYRSVYGGFTEPWDSSRRKEYDIATQLNGYIGLYNAVWQQKSFAGGFLWKWFDRPESAGGTGHTGFTPQNKPSLEVIRDYFTDAIEP, encoded by the coding sequence ATGAGGATTTGGTTGTTGTTGGTGCTCTTCGCGCATCTGGCCGTAGGCCAAAATACATCGGGCGAAAAGCATAAAAAAATACACGGAGTCAGTTGGGTAGCGAGTGGATCAAAGCCTACAGCTGATGTTATGAAATCAGTTGAGGAGGCATCGGTTAACTGGCTGTGCCTCATGCCTTATGGGTTTTCTTCGAATGATGATCCGAACCTCAGATTCAACAGCGAACGTCAATGGGTCGGGGAAACAAGTGAGGGCATCCGGCACTGCACGTCCATGGCACATGATTTAGGGTATTCCGTAGCAATCAAACCGCATATTTGGCTATTCAATGGCGCCTATACGGGGCATTGGTCCTTTGATACCGAAGAAGACTGGGCAACGCTAGAGGCATCGTACACGAAGTACATCATCACCTTTGCTGAAATAGCAGAAGATGAGGGTGCCGAACTCTTTATATTGGGTACTGAACTCGAGAAATTCGTCGAGCAACGTCCCGATTATTGGTTTGATTTGATTGATTCTGTTCGGGCCGTGTATTCGGGTATGGTCACCTACGCTGCGAATTGGGACGAATACGACCACGTTCCGTTTTGGAAGGAATTAGATTACATCGGTATCGACGCCTACTTTCCTTTGACGGATAATCCTAAAGCCACTGCTGAGAAAATTCGAAAGATCTGGCTTAAACAATATGCGGTCATCGATGGTTTTGCCAATGAGGTGGAGAGGCCTGTACTTTTTACAGAATACGGCTATCGCTCTGTATATGGAGGCTTTACGGAGCCTTGGGATTCGAGTCGTCGGAAGGAGTATGACATAGCTACGCAGCTGAATGGATATATCGGATTGTACAATGCCGTTTGGCAGCAAAAATCCTTCGCTGGGGGCTTCTTGTGGAAGTGGTTTGACCGTCCG
- a CDS encoding PIG-L family deacetylase, giving the protein MLPKILRILLVIGLLGDIAVAQETRTDLSSSEIRLALEKFGHLGRVLYMAAHPDDENTRLIAYLDNGAYARTAYLSLTRGDGGQNLIGTEKGAELGLIRTQELLEARSIDRGEQFFSRAVDFGYSKNPEETFEIWDKDKVLADAVRVIRQFKPDVIITRFPPNERAGHGHHTASAMLAEEAMDAAADKNFMSEELGELPVHEVKRLYWNTSPWWFRDLPDRMAAGDDKIFTVDVGAYNPLLGQGYTEIASESRSMHKSQGFGSSKSRGEQLEYLEYVKGDQVTDGDLFQGIARSWDDLKNGQGIHDQWEQIRSNFDATAPEKSIPALLELRRSLGSEKIDYADIAFKQGELDRIILACVGVYVEAIAPVYSVAPGEDLEVVFSFIKRSDYPVSYSVDASDDQSTSYEGAEQNKMYENKLTLKAPEAYSTPYWLDKAYFGVFQVDDPNNIGKPESDPAMSVWANIEIDGHDFRMIVPVEYKWTDRVRGGLYRPVHVLPAVTASYTEDNYIFTSSEPRTVELLVKNHSNSEKTALIEPCYPENWTVEPEQMTVELAEAGTEKRLKFQVTPSDEGLESGLSALIYVDEDTLVQGFTEIDHEHIEIQTLLPKNGVKAVRIEVEKVGEKIGYIMGSGDDVPKGLEQLGYEVVLLDQSSISTTDLSQFQAVIAGIRAYNTLPWLKYQKDLLMEYVQGGGNYIVQYNTSRGVDPADMGPYSFALSRDRVTDEYAKATMLAPEHPIMTTPNALGDTDFDGWVQERGLYFPNEWSEEYTPLLRWADKGESDKDGGLIVAEYGEGAFIYTGISFFREIPAGVPGAFRLLANIVSYEP; this is encoded by the coding sequence ATGCTTCCCAAGATCCTCAGAATTCTTTTGGTTATTGGTCTGCTCGGCGACATTGCCGTGGCGCAAGAAACACGCACCGATTTATCGTCCAGTGAAATACGTTTGGCACTCGAGAAATTCGGGCACCTCGGGCGAGTTCTTTACATGGCCGCTCACCCCGATGATGAAAATACACGGCTGATTGCCTACCTCGATAATGGAGCTTACGCCAGAACGGCTTATTTATCCCTAACCCGCGGAGACGGTGGTCAAAACCTAATTGGGACCGAGAAGGGTGCAGAACTAGGGCTCATTCGGACGCAAGAACTCCTTGAGGCGCGGAGCATTGATCGAGGAGAACAGTTTTTCTCTCGAGCAGTAGACTTTGGTTATTCTAAGAATCCTGAAGAGACTTTTGAGATTTGGGATAAGGACAAGGTCTTGGCCGATGCGGTACGAGTGATTCGTCAATTCAAGCCCGATGTCATCATCACACGTTTTCCTCCGAATGAACGCGCTGGGCATGGTCACCACACCGCTTCGGCCATGTTGGCTGAGGAGGCGATGGACGCGGCAGCAGATAAGAATTTCATGAGCGAGGAATTAGGCGAATTGCCGGTCCACGAAGTCAAGCGATTGTACTGGAATACCAGCCCTTGGTGGTTTAGAGACCTGCCGGACCGCATGGCGGCTGGAGACGACAAAATTTTCACGGTAGATGTAGGAGCCTACAATCCACTTTTGGGGCAGGGTTATACAGAGATTGCATCCGAGAGCCGGTCCATGCATAAGAGTCAGGGTTTTGGTTCATCGAAAAGCCGTGGAGAACAACTGGAATACCTCGAGTATGTCAAAGGAGATCAAGTCACCGACGGAGACCTATTTCAAGGAATTGCCCGTAGCTGGGATGATTTGAAAAACGGCCAGGGCATTCACGATCAATGGGAGCAAATTCGATCCAACTTCGACGCTACGGCCCCAGAAAAGTCTATTCCAGCGTTACTCGAGCTCCGCAGATCTCTCGGTTCTGAAAAGATCGACTATGCCGATATCGCCTTCAAGCAGGGTGAATTGGATCGTATCATCTTGGCCTGCGTCGGAGTATACGTTGAAGCCATTGCTCCCGTATATTCGGTTGCACCCGGGGAAGACCTTGAAGTCGTCTTTAGCTTCATTAAGCGTTCCGATTATCCTGTGAGTTATTCTGTTGATGCTAGCGATGATCAATCAACCTCTTATGAAGGAGCGGAGCAAAACAAGATGTATGAAAATAAGCTCACGCTCAAAGCACCTGAGGCTTATTCTACTCCATATTGGCTAGACAAAGCCTATTTCGGAGTATTCCAGGTAGATGACCCCAACAACATAGGAAAGCCGGAGTCAGACCCAGCAATGAGTGTATGGGCCAATATTGAAATTGACGGCCATGATTTCCGCATGATAGTCCCAGTGGAATACAAATGGACGGATCGCGTTCGTGGAGGACTATACAGACCTGTTCATGTTTTACCGGCTGTAACGGCTTCTTACACGGAAGACAATTACATATTTACCAGCTCCGAACCGCGCACGGTCGAGCTACTGGTGAAGAACCACAGCAACTCGGAGAAGACGGCCCTCATAGAGCCTTGTTACCCGGAAAACTGGACGGTGGAGCCAGAGCAAATGACCGTAGAACTTGCTGAGGCTGGAACTGAGAAGCGCCTGAAGTTTCAAGTTACTCCTTCCGATGAGGGATTGGAATCAGGCTTGAGCGCCCTTATCTATGTCGATGAAGACACCTTGGTTCAAGGGTTCACCGAAATCGACCACGAACACATTGAGATTCAAACCTTGCTACCTAAGAATGGGGTAAAGGCTGTCCGAATTGAGGTGGAGAAAGTAGGCGAGAAGATCGGCTACATCATGGGCTCTGGTGACGATGTCCCCAAGGGATTGGAACAGTTGGGCTATGAAGTGGTGCTTTTGGACCAATCAAGCATTTCCACAACTGATTTAAGCCAGTTTCAAGCCGTCATCGCCGGTATTCGTGCATACAACACATTGCCTTGGCTCAAGTATCAAAAAGACCTGCTCATGGAATACGTCCAAGGCGGCGGAAACTACATCGTTCAGTACAACACCAGCAGGGGAGTGGACCCTGCGGATATGGGGCCTTATAGCTTTGCCTTGAGCCGCGACCGAGTAACAGATGAATATGCTAAGGCTACTATGTTAGCTCCAGAACACCCCATTATGACCACTCCTAATGCCTTGGGCGACACAGACTTCGATGGATGGGTTCAGGAGCGCGGTTTGTACTTTCCAAACGAATGGAGTGAAGAATACACGCCCTTGCTCCGTTGGGCCGACAAAGGCGAGAGCGATAAGGACGGTGGTCTGATTGTCGCTGAATACGGCGAGGGAGCCTTTATCTATACGGGTATTTCCTTTTTCCGCGAAATCCCAGCAGGAGTTCCAGGAGCCTTTAGACTATTGGCCAACATCGTGAGCTACGAACCATGA